The proteins below come from a single Candidatus Kirkpatrickella diaphorinae genomic window:
- the hisI gene encoding phosphoribosyl-AMP cyclohydrolase — MTQTYNPPSDTSISEILQKVRFDADGLVAAIAQSATAPHEVLMLAWMDEGALRETLTTGRVCYYSRSRQKLWRKGETSGQVQSLVSAMLDCDGDAVLLRVAQQGVACHTGRRSCFYLSVTPGGLVENAAPEIAPEKLYPKA, encoded by the coding sequence ATGACTCAGACATATAATCCGCCCTCCGACACATCCATCTCGGAAATCCTGCAAAAAGTCCGTTTCGACGCGGATGGGCTTGTCGCGGCCATCGCGCAATCCGCGACGGCACCGCATGAAGTCCTCATGCTGGCCTGGATGGATGAAGGCGCCTTGCGGGAGACATTGACGACCGGAAGGGTCTGTTATTACTCCCGCTCCCGGCAGAAATTATGGCGCAAAGGCGAGACGTCGGGGCAGGTGCAGTCTTTAGTGTCAGCAATGCTCGATTGTGATGGCGATGCCGTCCTACTGCGCGTCGCCCAGCAGGGTGTGGCGTGTCATACCGGGCGGCGCAGTTGCTTTTACCTCTCCGTCACGCCCGGCGGCCTGGTTGAGAACGCCGCCCCCGAAATCGCGCCGGAAAAACTCTATCCCAAAGCGTGA
- the lpxB gene encoding lipid-A-disaccharide synthase, giving the protein MTQPARPRIVWLLAGEASGDILGARLMEALSQLDHNMMFVGVGGAQMEALGLHSLFPMQDLSIMGLAEILPRIRKLSARLDEAVNDITLRKPDVIVTIDSPGFALRLLKRIKHLGIPRLHYVGPQVWAWRESRAKSFPQLWDRLLCLLPFEQGWFQQRGIPATFVGHPVIQSGADTGDGAHFRRRHGIADHVPIIVLLPGSRKSEVPRLLPIYGRMVAILKARFGEICPVIPISPLMQGVVRHATAKWAEPPRIIVDMHDKFDAFAAAGVAMTKSGTSTLELALAGTPMVVAYRVHALTAYFARRMIKVPFVAMVNLLAGREIVPELLQEKCTPENLASAVTQLLTDPDARAAQKTAFTEIMSQLHAPDRDGAPVTPAEAAAYEVMALLQPSENVSP; this is encoded by the coding sequence ATGACCCAACCAGCGCGCCCACGTATCGTCTGGCTCCTCGCGGGGGAGGCAAGCGGCGACATTCTTGGCGCGCGGCTGATGGAGGCCTTGTCGCAGCTCGACCATAATATGATGTTTGTCGGGGTGGGCGGCGCGCAGATGGAGGCGCTCGGCCTGCACAGCCTCTTCCCGATGCAGGATCTCTCCATTATGGGGCTTGCGGAAATCCTCCCCCGTATCCGCAAGCTTTCGGCGCGGTTGGATGAGGCGGTGAATGACATCACCCTGCGCAAGCCTGACGTCATTGTCACAATCGACAGCCCCGGCTTTGCTCTGCGCCTTTTAAAGCGGATCAAACATCTCGGCATTCCGCGCCTGCATTATGTCGGGCCTCAGGTCTGGGCCTGGCGGGAGAGCCGCGCCAAATCCTTCCCGCAATTATGGGACCGCCTGTTATGTCTCCTCCCTTTTGAGCAGGGCTGGTTCCAGCAGCGGGGTATTCCCGCGACATTTGTGGGGCATCCTGTCATTCAATCCGGGGCTGATACAGGCGATGGCGCGCATTTCCGGCGGCGGCACGGGATTGCCGATCACGTCCCGATCATCGTGCTTCTGCCAGGCAGCCGGAAGTCGGAAGTGCCACGCCTTTTGCCAATTTATGGGCGCATGGTGGCGATACTGAAAGCGCGCTTCGGCGAGATCTGTCCCGTTATACCGATATCTCCCCTGATGCAGGGTGTCGTGCGTCACGCCACGGCGAAATGGGCCGAGCCGCCGCGAATTATCGTCGATATGCATGATAAATTTGATGCTTTCGCCGCGGCGGGGGTGGCCATGACAAAATCAGGCACCTCGACTTTAGAACTCGCCCTCGCTGGCACGCCGATGGTGGTGGCCTACCGTGTGCATGCGCTCACAGCTTATTTCGCCCGAAGGATGATCAAAGTCCCGTTTGTCGCGATGGTCAATCTCCTCGCCGGGCGGGAAATCGTGCCGGAACTGCTTCAGGAGAAATGCACGCCGGAAAATCTCGCTTCCGCCGTCACCCAGCTTCTGACCGACCCGGATGCGCGCGCGGCGCAGAAAACCGCTTTTACAGAGATCATGTCGCAATTACACGCCCCGGATCGGGATGGCGCGCCCGTCACCCCGGCTGAAGCGGCGGCCTATGAGGTGATGGCGCTTCTGCAACCCTCTGAAAACGTGTCACCCTGA